A genomic window from Streptomyces sp. NBC_01429 includes:
- a CDS encoding helix-turn-helix domain-containing protein — protein MMVEKRHPRPSRQAGPAAVPLYGFQPPVGTPYGLEVNTIEDFFAQHDDWPWNPPRPVRATFHYLIAITEGELRHDVDHVTRTVAPGQWLWVRPGHTLCWHPPGSARGPFVLFEPDVLRPDIARLLAPLTAHNAPAVLSPQPDDAAWLQQTTLQLLDEHRALGYRPLDIHHALRRSLLESLLLRLTNVPGITPTGTATADTGRTDRYGRFLDALELHFRELHQAADYAELLGCSVRTLSRAARDATGKGVRELIDERRLLEARRLLGGARWDARTVAVHLGFTDPANFGRFFRDRTGLTPAAFAAREARTGA, from the coding sequence ATGATGGTCGAAAAGCGACACCCCAGGCCGAGCAGGCAGGCCGGTCCCGCCGCGGTTCCGCTGTACGGTTTCCAGCCCCCGGTCGGCACTCCGTACGGCCTTGAGGTGAACACCATTGAGGACTTCTTCGCCCAGCACGACGACTGGCCGTGGAACCCGCCCCGTCCGGTCCGCGCCACCTTCCACTACCTCATCGCGATCACCGAGGGCGAGCTGCGGCACGACGTCGACCACGTCACGCGGACCGTCGCCCCCGGCCAGTGGCTGTGGGTGCGTCCCGGACACACACTGTGCTGGCATCCGCCCGGCTCCGCCCGCGGCCCGTTCGTCCTGTTCGAACCGGATGTACTGCGGCCCGACATCGCCCGTCTCCTGGCCCCGCTCACCGCGCACAACGCCCCTGCCGTGCTCAGCCCGCAACCTGACGACGCCGCCTGGCTCCAGCAGACGACACTCCAGCTCCTGGACGAACACCGCGCACTCGGGTACCGCCCCCTCGACATCCACCACGCCCTGCGCCGCAGCCTGCTCGAATCGCTGCTGCTGCGCCTGACCAACGTCCCGGGCATCACCCCCACCGGCACGGCCACGGCCGACACGGGCCGCACCGACAGGTACGGACGCTTCCTGGACGCCCTGGAACTGCACTTCCGGGAGCTGCACCAAGCCGCGGACTACGCCGAGTTGCTCGGCTGTTCGGTCCGCACCCTGAGTCGTGCCGCCCGGGACGCCACCGGCAAGGGGGTACGTGAACTCATCGACGAACGCCGCCTCCTGGAAGCCCGGCGCCTGCTGGGAGGTGCCCGATGGGACGCCCGGACGGTGGCCGTCCACCTCGGCTTCACCGACCCCGCGAACTTCGGCCGCTTCTTCCGCGATCGCACCGGCCTCACCCCGGCCGCCTTCGCTGCCCGCGAGGCGAGGACCGGCGCGTGA
- a CDS encoding MmcQ/YjbR family DNA-binding protein, producing the protein MSTAGDRLQDTSRRAALALPDVSHGYPFTPGLDVYKVAGKVFLIVTDDPDDQIITVNCEPEHARAHVRGYASITPGRYLDKRHWISLGPGPGITERLVTDAVEDSYDLVAERLSRRDRPGAR; encoded by the coding sequence GTGAGCACGGCCGGTGACCGGCTCCAGGACACCTCCCGCCGGGCGGCCCTGGCCCTCCCCGACGTCAGCCACGGCTACCCCTTCACCCCCGGACTCGACGTGTACAAGGTCGCGGGAAAGGTGTTCCTGATCGTCACCGACGACCCGGACGATCAGATCATCACGGTCAACTGCGAACCCGAACACGCCCGCGCGCATGTACGCGGTTACGCCTCGATCACACCGGGCCGCTACCTCGACAAACGGCACTGGATCTCACTCGGTCCTGGTCCCGGCATCACCGAGCGGCTGGTCACCGACGCGGTCGAGGATTCCTACGACCTGGTCGCCGAGCGGCTGTCGCGACGCGACCGCCCCGGTGCCCGATGA
- a CDS encoding YybH family protein, whose protein sequence is MHKEREDAVGVNKEEVSKTIIELEKSYNERFSVGNPGGYLDGFADEVSYFDPILENIVVGKEKTVAWLSTIYSNPHIARSEYLNPMVHVGDSGGFAVLAYNLKTYVLDEDGNEKQRRAWNATHGYRLVDGQWLIVHSNWAFSQTVTERIAS, encoded by the coding sequence ATGCACAAAGAAAGGGAGGACGCCGTGGGCGTCAACAAGGAAGAAGTCAGCAAGACCATCATCGAGCTGGAGAAGTCGTACAACGAACGCTTCAGCGTCGGCAACCCGGGCGGCTACCTGGACGGCTTCGCGGACGAGGTGAGCTACTTCGACCCGATCCTCGAGAACATCGTCGTCGGCAAGGAGAAGACCGTCGCGTGGCTGTCGACCATCTACTCCAACCCGCACATCGCGCGCAGCGAGTACCTCAACCCGATGGTCCACGTCGGCGACAGCGGCGGCTTCGCCGTCCTGGCTTACAACCTGAAGACCTACGTGCTCGACGAGGACGGCAACGAGAAGCAGCGGCGCGCCTGGAACGCAACGCACGGCTACCGGCTCGTCGACGGCCAGTGGCTCATCGTGCACTCCAACTGGGCGTTCTCCCAGACCGTGACCGAAAGGATCGCCTCCTGA
- a CDS encoding MmcQ/YjbR family DNA-binding protein: MNGTTLHKTAAACAEELPGAQLEHPFGDDWEVFKVRGKVFMLMTEVPGRPVVILKADPGEAHALREQYSHITPGYHMNKKHWITLEGGEGVDEELVGELVTDSYRLVVALLPRAERPVDPHTYGSGTWAAR, from the coding sequence ATGAACGGAACGACCCTGCACAAGACCGCCGCCGCCTGCGCCGAGGAGCTTCCCGGAGCCCAGCTTGAGCATCCCTTCGGCGACGACTGGGAGGTCTTCAAGGTACGCGGCAAGGTGTTCATGCTGATGACCGAGGTTCCCGGGCGTCCCGTCGTGATCCTCAAGGCGGACCCCGGCGAGGCCCACGCCCTGCGGGAGCAGTACAGCCACATCACCCCCGGCTACCACATGAACAAGAAGCACTGGATCACACTGGAGGGTGGGGAGGGTGTCGACGAGGAGCTCGTGGGGGAGCTCGTCACCGATTCCTACCGGCTTGTGGTCGCTCTCCTGCCCAGGGCCGAGCGGCCCGTCGACCCGCACACTTACGGCAGCGGCACGTGGGCGGCCCGGTGA
- a CDS encoding replication-associated recombination protein A codes for MLWGPPGVGKTTIARLLADAGNLAFEPVSATFSGVADLRKVFAAARSRRGIGQGTLLFVDEIHRFNRAQQDSFLPYVEDGTVTLIGATTENPSFELNGALLSRTQVLVLKRLDEAALSTLLDRAEQLTGRHLPLDDDARRALIAVADGDGRYLLNMAEQLQALPDTEIALDTAGLAHHIQQRAPLYDKVQEGHYNLISALHKSMRGSDPDAALYWLARMLDGGEDPLFVARRLVRFANEDIGMADPHAVQQALAAWDVYERLGSPEGELAIAQAVVYLATAPKSIAVYRGFNAAHRSARHTGSLMPPAHILNAPTRLMKNLGYGKDYQYDPDTADGFSGDDYFPDDMDRETYYQPSRNGYEAQITERLRHWTALRARRQRG; via the coding sequence ATCCTGTGGGGTCCGCCCGGAGTCGGGAAGACGACCATCGCCCGGCTTCTCGCGGACGCCGGCAACCTGGCCTTCGAGCCGGTGTCGGCCACCTTCTCCGGCGTGGCCGATCTGCGGAAGGTCTTCGCCGCCGCGCGGAGCCGACGCGGCATCGGCCAGGGCACCCTGCTGTTCGTCGACGAGATCCACCGCTTCAACCGCGCCCAGCAGGACAGCTTCCTGCCCTACGTCGAGGACGGCACGGTCACCCTGATCGGCGCCACCACGGAGAACCCGAGCTTCGAACTCAACGGCGCCCTCCTGTCCCGCACCCAGGTCCTGGTCCTCAAGCGCCTCGACGAAGCCGCACTGTCCACGCTCCTCGACCGCGCCGAGCAGCTCACCGGCCGCCATCTGCCCCTGGACGACGACGCGCGCCGCGCACTGATCGCCGTGGCGGACGGCGACGGCCGCTACCTCCTCAACATGGCCGAACAGCTCCAGGCCCTCCCGGACACCGAGATCGCCCTGGACACCGCCGGGCTCGCCCATCACATCCAGCAGCGAGCCCCGCTGTACGACAAGGTGCAGGAGGGCCACTACAACCTGATCTCCGCGCTGCACAAGTCGATGCGCGGCTCCGACCCGGACGCGGCCCTGTACTGGCTCGCCCGCATGCTCGACGGCGGCGAGGACCCCCTGTTCGTGGCCCGCCGCCTGGTCCGCTTCGCGAACGAGGACATCGGCATGGCCGACCCGCACGCCGTCCAGCAGGCCCTCGCCGCCTGGGACGTGTACGAGCGACTCGGCTCCCCCGAGGGCGAGTTGGCGATCGCCCAGGCCGTCGTCTACCTCGCCACCGCCCCCAAGTCCATCGCCGTCTACCGCGGCTTCAACGCCGCACACCGATCAGCCCGGCACACCGGCTCACTCATGCCACCCGCCCACATCCTCAACGCCCCGACCCGGCTGATGAAGAACCTCGGCTACGGCAAGGACTACCAGTACGACCCTGACACAGCCGACGGCTTCTCCGGTGACGACTACTTCCCCGACGACATGGACCGCGAGACGTACTACCAGCCCAGCCGCAACGGCTACGAAGCCCAGATCACCGAGCGCCTGCGCCACTGGACCGCTCTGCGCGCCCGCCGGCAACGCGGCTGA
- a CDS encoding VOC family protein produces the protein MTEHEDPMITGTATDAYSSFTVTDLESTRTFYHDVLGLRVEDRDTMLTIRLPGGASTVAYASRNHQPARFTILNIVVPDLPSTVADLTRRGVDFVHYEGVQIDSDGIYRANGPWFAWFTDPSGNVLAVCERDLRTACARRTG, from the coding sequence ATGACCGAACACGAGGATCCCATGATCACCGGCACCGCAACCGACGCCTACAGCTCCTTCACCGTGACCGACCTGGAATCGACCCGCACCTTCTACCACGACGTACTCGGGCTGCGAGTCGAAGACCGGGACACAATGCTCACCATCCGCCTCCCCGGCGGTGCGAGCACCGTCGCGTACGCCTCCCGCAACCACCAACCGGCACGATTCACCATCCTCAACATCGTCGTCCCTGACCTCCCCAGTACTGTCGCGGACCTCACCCGACGCGGCGTGGATTTCGTGCACTATGAGGGGGTGCAGATCGACTCGGACGGGATCTACCGCGCCAACGGCCCCTGGTTCGCCTGGTTCACCGACCCCTCCGGCAACGTTCTTGCCGTCTGCGAACGCGACCTCCGCACGGCCTGCGCGAGGCGTACCGGATGA
- a CDS encoding alpha/beta hydrolase, with translation MIEGSAVVVSVEYRLAPDHPDPAPVEDCYAGLVWMAKNADELGIDTCSAEGFRDEILIYAGRLSEAGVSVDFHMWGGGFHGSDMSVGDAAVSRASNATREEFIRRALDR, from the coding sequence GTGATCGAGGGGAGCGCGGTCGTCGTGTCGGTCGAATACCGGCTGGCGCCGGATCACCCCGATCCCGCGCCGGTCGAGGACTGCTACGCGGGGCTGGTGTGGATGGCGAAGAACGCGGACGAGCTCGGCATCGACACCTGCTCGGCGGAGGGGTTCCGCGACGAGATCCTGATCTACGCCGGCCGCTTGTCCGAGGCGGGCGTGAGCGTCGATTTCCACATGTGGGGCGGAGGCTTCCACGGGTCCGACATGTCGGTGGGTGATGCGGCTGTGTCGCGTGCCTCCAACGCGACCCGCGAGGAGTTCATCCGGCGGGCTCTCGACAGGTGA